The genomic stretch TTGGTCGGGTTTTTTACAGGCCTCTAATCCCAAGCGCTATCCGGACCGGAAGAAGGAATACGATCAACCTGTGGTGGTCAATTGGGTAAACGGTGCCTTTATGTTCTTCCGCAGCTCAGATTTTGACGCTATAGGAGGATTTGACACCAATGTGTTCCTTTATTTTGAAGAAATGGACCTGGGCCATCGCCTCAGGAAGATCGGCAAACAGTGTGTGCTGCATCCCGGTGCCAGGATATTGCATTATCAGGGCGTTAGTATTGGCCGTTCCCGGGAAATAGACAAAGAAGCGTATATTTCCTATCTCTATGTGGTCCGTAAGAACCGAGGATGGGCCTATGCGTTGATGATCAATTTGTATCTGATCCTGGTCTGTCTGATCAAACCAAAAAATGGTATTTATTACCAACCCTATTAAGGGGCGGATCACTCAAAAATTCACTAAAGAATAAACAAACGGCACGAACGAAGGATGCAAGCAGAAATTGACAAAGCCTTAAAAACACTGAAATCCGGGGGATCATTCTCTATCCAACTGATACCAGTTGGGCATTGGCTGTGATGCAACCCATGCGACGGCTGTCGACCGTATCTTCGAACTCAAAAAAAGGCCTGGGGACAAGGCCATGATCTGCTTGGTCAATGACTTTCGCATGCTCTCCCAGTATTTGAACCAGGTACCGGAAATGGCATACGACGTTCTGAAATACGCCAATAAACCTACTACAGTTGTCTATGATGATCCAATTCGTGTGGCCGAAAACCTGGTCGCTGCAGACAACAGCTTGGCCATCAGGGTGGTTCGAGATACCTTTTGCGGAGAACTGATCAAACGCTTGAAAAAACCACTGGTCTCGACCTCAGCCAACCTCAGCGGAGCGCCTACACCGGCTAAATTCAAGGATATTGACAAGGCCATTGTGCAGGGAGTTGATTATGTGGTCAATTGGAATCGAGACAAGGTGAATAAGAGGTCCTCCTCCATCATAAAAATTAAAAATGACGGAACCGTCAAAGTGATAAGAAGCTAAGCCTATGAGCAAGACAACCGGGATGGATTACGAAAGTAAGCCACGCGACTATTACGAAAACGAGCGGGAAGAAATGTTGGAATTCTTGCCAGCCCAGGTGGAACACGTATTGGACGTAGGATGCAGCAACGGGAATTTTGGTCGTATGGTCAAAGAAAAGACCGGTGCCGAGGTACAGGGGATAGAACC from Aureitalea marina encodes the following:
- a CDS encoding glycosyltransferase family 2 protein codes for the protein WSGFLQASNPKRYPDRKKEYDQPVVVNWVNGAFMFFRSSDFDAIGGFDTNVFLYFEEMDLGHRLRKIGKQCVLHPGARILHYQGVSIGRSREIDKEAYISYLYVVRKNRGWAYALMINLYLILVCLIKPKNGIYYQPY
- a CDS encoding L-threonylcarbamoyladenylate synthase — its product is MGIGCDATHATAVDRIFELKKRPGDKAMICLVNDFRMLSQYLNQVPEMAYDVLKYANKPTTVVYDDPIRVAENLVAADNSLAIRVVRDTFCGELIKRLKKPLVSTSANLSGAPTPAKFKDIDKAIVQGVDYVVNWNRDKVNKRSSSIIKIKNDGTVKVIRS